One window of the Saccopteryx leptura isolate mSacLep1 chromosome 9, mSacLep1_pri_phased_curated, whole genome shotgun sequence genome contains the following:
- the GOT2 gene encoding aspartate aminotransferase, mitochondrial, which produces MALLHSSRVLSGLAAALHPGLAAAASARASSWWAHVEMGPPDPILGVTEAFKRDTNSKKMNLGVGAYRDDNGKPYVLPSIRKAEAQIAAKSLDKEYLPIAGLAEFCKASAELALGENSEVLKSGRYVTVQSISGTGALRIGASFLQRFFKFSRDVFLPKPTWGNHTPIFRDAGMQLQGYRYYDPKTCGFDFTGAMEDISKMPQQSVLLLHACAHNPTGVDPRPEQWKEIAAVVKKNNLFAFFDMAYQGFASGDGNKDAWAVRHFIEQGINVCLCQSYAKNMGLYGERVGAFTVVCKDADEAKRVESQLKILIRPMYSNPPINGARIAATVLNSPDLRKQWLQEVKGMADRIIGMRTQLVSNLKKEGSSHNWQHITDQIGMFCFTGLKPEQVERLMKEFSIYMTKDGRISVAGVTSGNVGYLAHAIHQVTK; this is translated from the exons aTGGCCCTGCTGCACTCCAGCCGCGTGCTGTCCGGGCTCGCCGCCGCCCTCCACCCAGGCCTCGCGGCCGCGGCCTCTGCCCGAGCCAG CTCCTGGTGGGCCCATGTGGAGATGGGGCCCCCAGATCCCATCCTGGGAGTCACAGAAGCCTTTAAAAGAGACACCAACAGCAAAAAGATGAATCTGGGAGTTGGTGCCTACCGGGACGACAATGGAAAGCCGTACGTGTTGCCGAGCATCCGGAAG GCAGAGGCCCAGATTGCTGCAAAGAGCCTGGACAAGGAGTACCTGCCCATCGCGGGGCTGGCTGAGTTTTGTAAGGCGTCCGCAGAGCTAGCCCTGGGCGAGAACAGCGAGGTCCTGAAAAGCGGCCGG TATGTCACCGTGCAGTCCATTTCTGGGACCGGGGCCCTGAGGATCGGAGCCAGTTTCCTG CAAAGGTTTTTCAAGTTCAGCCGCGACGTCTTCCTGCCCAAACCGACCTGGGGCAACCACACGCCCATCTTCAGGGACGCGGGCATGCAGCTGCAGGGGTATCGCTACTACGACCCCAAGACGTGCGGCTTTGACTTCACGGGCGCCATGGAGGACATCTCA AAAATGCCCCAGCAGAGCGTCCTCCTCCTGCACGCCTGCGCCCACAACCCCACAGGAGTGGACCCCCGccccgagcagtggaaggagatcgCCGCTGTGGTGAAG AAAAACAACCTCTTTGCGTTCTTTGACATGGCCTACCAAGGCTTTGCCAGTGGCGACGGTAACAAGGACGCCTGGGCTGTGCGGCACTTCATCGAGCAGGGCATTAACGTCTGCCTCTGCCAGTCCTACGCCAAGAACATGGGCTTGTACG GGGAGCGTGTGGGAGCCTTCACCGTGGTCTGCAAAGACGCTGACGAAGCCAAAAGGGTGGAGTCGCAGTTGAAGATCCTGATCCGTCCCATGTATTCCAACCCCCCCATCAACGGGGCCCGGATTGCCGCCACGGTCCTGAACAGCCCCGATCTGCGGAAACAATG GTTGCAAGAAGTGAAAGGCATGGCCGACCGCATCATTGGCATGCGGACTCAGCTGGTCTCCAACCTCAAGAAGGAGGGGTCCTCCCACAACTGGCAGCACATCACCGACCAGATCGGCATGTTTTGTTTCACGGGACTAAAGCCGGAACAG GTGGAGCGGCTCATGAAGGAATTCTCCATCTACATGACAAAGGACGGCCGCATCTCGGTGGCGGGGGTCACCTCGGGCAATGTGGGCTACCTTGCCCACGCCATTCACCAGGTCACCAAGTAG
- the LOC136381437 gene encoding ferritin light chain-like, which yields MSVNSILPSNHELPNSSKLFHTGGGPVNRLVILHLQAFCTYLCLGFCFYRDSVGPEGWATSSVSLKGALCLLQMQNQHGSRGHFQDMQKPSRTRNSGRHGNHGVLVKRLTQALLGLHVLSSACTYPHLSDCLESHFLWEQFGDHVARAAPTPGPADPRLRARRAARSGRQGPLWRGSGRQL from the exons ATGAGCGTTAACTCCATACTGCCGAGTAACCATGAGCTCCCAAATTCGTCCAAATTATTCCACACGGGTGGAGGCCCAGTCAACCGCCTGGTCATCCTGCATCTGCAGGCCTTCTGCACCTACCTCTGTCTGGGCTTCTGTTTCTACCGTGACAGTGTGGGGCCTGAGGGCTGGGCCACTTCTTCAGTGAGTCTCAAGGGCGCCTTGTGTCTCTTACAGATGCAAAACCAGCACGGGAGCCGCGGCCACTTCCAGGACATGCAGAAGCCTTCCAGGACCAGAAACTCAGGACGCCATGGAAACCACGGGGTCCTGGTGAAGCGCCTGACTCAGGCCCTTTTGGGTCTGCATGTGCTGAGTTCTGCCTGCACATACCCTCATCTCAGTGACTGTCTGGAGAGCcacttcctgtgggagcag TTCGGGGACCACGTGGCCCGAGCGGCGCCGACTCCGGGGCCGGCGGACCCGAGGCTCCGCGCCCGCCGCGCCGCTCGCTCCGGCCGCCAGGGTCCGCTGTGGCGCGGCTCGGGCCGGCAGCTCTAG